The stretch of DNA GGAGGCATATAGCAAGTGTTTGGCGTTCTCGCTGAGTATGAAATCACCGACTTCTTTGCTTTTAAGGGGAGACAGGAGAAAGCCGCAAGCTCAGACTTCCTCAGTCTGTTCGGCCAAAGCACATCCTGTTTGAAGGTAAATCGGCCTTTGTCATACTTTAGATTTCCACAGAGAAAATTGGACGCGATGAGAACGCGCAGTTTTTCTGAATGACCGCCGGTAATGTCATCGACACGCCTGCGCTGCTCATCGCTTATATCGAGAACACTTCCAATCAGTTCGGAGTACTTCTGAGTGCGTCTTGTCAAATGTGATGGCCGCAGGGCATTCTCGAATGGATAATGTGCGCCAATTTTCTTAAGTTCACAGCAGACTTGCCATGCCGATTCGGGTCGCTGGGATGAATCTTTTGAGAGAAGGCGGTTTATAAACGCAACTAATCCATGAGGCAGATCTGGACGCAGTTCTTTGATGGGTTTTGGCTCCTGCTCCCTGACACGGCTGTTTATGACAAGCGGGTCATTGTCTTCAGCCATAAATGGATGGACACCAGTGAACATCTGATATGCCATCACGCCCAAGGCAAAAAGATCGGAACGATGAGAGGTTTCGCCCGCGACAATTGTCTCTGGGGCCATATATCCCAATGTTCCCAGGCCGAGCCGGCAAGAGTTTGACTCATTGACAAGTCTTCCGAGCGAGAAGTCCGAAAGCTTAAGGTAGAAAAATCGGTTATCAGCGCATTCCCTCCAATTTGAGGGAAGGAAGAAATTGTGTGGTTTGATGTCGCCATGAATTATACCGCTGGCATTGAGATACTCAAGCGAGAGCACTGCTGCTGATAAGAGATTAACCGCTACTGCTATATCCTCGACTCTTCCCACTGAGTCCAAAGTCGGGCCATGGCACATCTCCAGTAGTAGATACGGCTTTTCAGTGTCCGGTTTCTCTAAGAGCCTCACAAGTCCCGGGAATCTTCGCCCGCCGATAAGCTCCCATTCGCGGTCAATAAGCGCTTTGAGATCAATTGCCGGGAAAGCGCATGTGAGAGGAGCTTTGACTGCTGCAAAACGCGCCAAATCGGCAACATAGGCTCGCGAGACCTCCGCTGTTCCTCCGCGGCCAAGCAGACTTATGTCGCTAAAGCGGGAATCGGATGCCAGAGGGCTCATTTAGACTTTTGCGTTTTGAGTTTGCGGATGGAAGCGCGGAAGTACAAGTGTAAATGTCGAGCCTTGTCCCGCGACCGAATCGACAGTGAGCGTGCCGCCATGCTGTTTGACTATCTTGACGCAGTTATATAGCCCAAGACCGTGCCCGCCCTTTTTAGTCGAGAAGTGTAAAGTGAAAATTTTTGCACGCACTTCATTGCTCATGCCGATGCCGTTGTCTCTAATTTGAACTACAATTTTGTCCTGAGCGGCATCGAATGCGGCAGTCACACCGATTTCGCGAGAAAACTGCTTCTCGGTGTCAGTTTGTTTTGACGCATGATCCTCTATAGCATCTGCGGCATTATTGAGCAGATTCATAAGTACTTGCTGGACTTGGCCGACATCGATCTCAAGATTCGGTATCTCTACTGTCATATCAATGGTGAAATGGATGAGCTTCAATCGCGGTTGAATACGCATTGAAAAGAGCAGGTCATCAATAAGTCGTTTAATGTCATAGCTGATATATTCCGGTTCGGGATTGGAGAAATCCATCAAGCTGTCAACAAACCGTTTGATCTTAAAGATATTTTCGACTATCGATTTGCTATTGAATTTGACCTTGTCAAACTTTTCTCGGTCGATGTTCAGGCTCATCAACTCGGCGTTGTTTGCGATAATGGCTAGATAATTATTTAACTCGTGCGCGACAGAGGCCGCCATCTCACCGCGGGCGACCAGTTTCTCGGAGAGAATGACATATTGCTCCATGGTGACTTTTTCTGTGGCATCTTCCATTGTCATAATAAGGCCGTCGGAACCGTTAGGCAGATTGCTCACCGGCGAAATTTTCAACGAGAGGACTTTCTCAAGATAACCCGTGTTGTGATAATAGCGGGCATCGGAATACTCATGCCATGTCGTGAGAACAATATTAATCATCGTCCTCCAGCGGCCACGTTCGGATTCGGGAATGATATCCAAAAACCTTGTTGGATTGAGATCAAATCCCAGAAGTCGGACATTATCGCGATCCAAGTCGAGAATTTCCAGTCCGACGGTGTTGACCGAGGCAATGCGGCCTGTGTTATCGATCACAACTATTCCGACCGGTGAATTTGCGACAATCGATTGATTGAAGCGCTGCAGCCGCTTTAAGGAATCAAAAATATTCGCGTTGTGAAGGGCATTCGAAACAATTTGGGCATATAGCTCAAAGAGGTACAAATCGGATTTGAGAAACATCTTTGTCTGATTGGAGTTATCGAGATATATTACGCCAATGACAGTGCCCTTTATCATTAGCGGCACACACATAATCAAACGCAGGTGAAGCTCGACGACAGACTGTTGGTTTGAATAACGGTCGTCAGCCATTGCATCCGATGTGTAAACCGCTTTGCCGGTGGAGGCAACCTGCGAAGTAGTACTGTTTGATATCCGGAAATCCTCTTCCATCATTTGCTCTTTGCAGAGGTTGTACCCGGTCTTGACTTGAAGTTCTCCTTGTTCGTCAAGAAGCATGATGAGTCCGCGCTCGGCCTGCATCAGCTCGACAGCTTTGCGCATAACCATCTCAAGGACTTCGTTTATTTCAAGCGAAGAATTGACAGCAAGCGAGACCTCGAGAATTGCCCGAAGATCTGTCTCTCGACGCACATTATCTCCGTGACCACCATCAATTCGAGGGTTGGCTTCAGCGACTTCGTCGAGAGTGGCCTCGAGGTCAGCGAAAATATCCGCAGACAAGGTGCTCTTTTCTGAAGTATCTTTGGTGTCGTGTGTTATATCAGCCATGTTTCCGTCAAGCATTTCTATCCATGGGTCTATGTCCGTACTATTAGTCTCAGTTTATTTATCGGCAGAAGTCTCAATCGCTTCAGGCTTCGATTCATGCTAATTTGAGGAAACGCGAGAGAATGGGGAGGAAAGATGCACAGGAAATGCCTGTTCCTTGGACAAACGGCAGAGAAGTAGAGGGAGCTGGATTTAGAAGCTATCTCCAATTTGGACATACACTTGAACGTCTTCGCCGCGACGATCGAGTCGCTTGGTCAGGGATACCTTGACGTTTTCGAGAAGATAGACACCGAATCCAAAATCCTGTTTTACTTCCGTGCTGTCAAACGAGGGATTGCTTGTAATTTGCCCGGCATTCCACAAAATAGAAAATGCGAAAAGGGATCCCGGTGGACTGATTCTATACTCTGCATTCGTCATCCAGAAGCGATTTCCGTTATATTCTTTGTGCTTATAGCCGAGAAGCGTTCCCAAGCCGCCCAGGTAGTACTGGCGGTTGATCGGCAAATAACCATCGCTACCGCCATACGTTCCACGTAGAAGAAGTATCGAAAAGCTATTTATTTTCTGAAAGCGCGTAAGAGAAAACCGATAGCGGCTGTAGTCAAAATCAGCGCCAAGATCAGGATGGGAATAATCGAGTTCAGCTGTTGCACCCCATGAGGAGACTGTGAAGACACCGTCATCAGGACGGGTATCGTATGAGGCATCCGCATATATTTCGGCAATATTGCCAGTATCTATTTCAGCAATTCCTTGCTCGCGTCGCGCACTGTCCACAGTATGAAAATTCGGAGGAAAAAGTTTGCTACCGCCGAAGAGCGACCAGAGGTGCGCACGAGATTTAAGCCAGGATGTCGACTCGTTCCTGTAGCCAAGCAGAAAAGAGGATGAATGACAGGGTTTTACGCGAACATAGGCCTCACCGCCGGTTGCCTCATACCAGTCCTTGAAGTCCTCTCCCGCTATCAACGAATAGACTGTGTTCTCGGTGTTACTCAAAAGCCTGTCGTCGTTTGATGCCAGCTTTCGGTAAACTGAGCCTCCCAGTTTAAGCTCAAATCTTTTATGGAGCGGTTGTTCAAGCGCCAACGAGTGCCGGGTGCGCTTTGAGTTAAAGGCGTACCCTGTGATAAACTTTATATTTGGCAGTATGCTGTCTTCGTCCATATATCCAACAACAAGAAAAGTTGATAAGCCGTCTACTCGATTATAGTCAAGGTTTCCGATGAGCGAAACCTCCCGCGGACTGCCTCTCAGACGATCACGCCAATTAGCTCGCCTGTTTTGACCTGAAAACACACCTCCATATACGGCAGCCTCCTTCGCAAGACTCAAGTCGCCGGTCACAGAAACGATATCTCCTCTAACCACAGCATCCCGCAACACAGATACGTTTCCGAAAAGTGAGATTACATCTTTATTCACTTCACCATTGATCGTGATGTTGCCCGCCACGGAAAAGACGAATCCACGAATGAACTGCCCTGAATCAACTGAAATGTCGCCAAACGGATTAATGAGTGCGCCCCGTCTGATTGAGGCTCGAGGGGATTCAGGCGATGTCCGGGCAAAAAACGTGATAGTAGTGGTTTTGTTGTGAACCTCAGTTGAGGCATCGGCGATTCGGCCATACTCGTACACCACATCCCCCGTTCGAAGACCTAAGGAGTCGAAATACACATTTTCACCAACTCGAACTGTACTGTCCGAGACAAAGACATTACGTAACAAAACGATGGGTAAGGTATCTAATTGGTTGGGCACGGTAATCCACAAACGATTGTTGTCAAAAGAAATGGAAAAATACTCGACTTTAGTGGTGTCCAGTTTGAATTCTTTGTATCGAGTGGTGTTAGATTGTGCATGGAGGCTCGAACAGGAGACAAAGAGCAGAAATAATAAAAATTGTAACAATCGTCTTTTCATCATCCCTCCATACTGTTTGCCCAGCTACACTGATAAACAATCAGCCCGTTGTGACGGACTTTAACATAGAACGTGTTTTATACAGCCACGTCAAGCTGGCAGTTCACCTTGCGCCAATTCTCATCTGAGCGGCGTAAATTATCGCTGGCCTCCATTTGATGAACGAGTCTCGACACAGGCCGAGTTCATTTTAAAGGCAACAATCGTCGTGTCATCCTGCGGCGGAAAAGTAACATCGAACCGTCGCACATCCTCGAGGATCGCGGCCATAATTGTTTCGGGGTCTTTCCCCCGGAGGGAAACCAATTGGGCTTTGATCCGCTCCTCGCCGTACTCCTGCCCATTGATATCCATTGCCTCTGAGAGACCGTCGGTGAAGAAAAATAAAACATCCTCTTCTGCGAGTTTGATTGTTTCTTCGGTGAACTGCAAATGTGAAAATGCGCCGATTACTGGTCCGCCAGTTATCAATAATTCAACGTCACCATTTTTGCGGACAAGGATAGGGTAATTGTGACCGGCGTTGGCAAAGTGAAAGAGTCCGGAAATCTGATCGAGTTCGCCATAGACAAGAGTCACATACTTCTCCGATGAGGTGCTCAAACTTATCTGCCTATTCATATTCGCAAGTATTGTTGCGATGGAATTGCCGTTGTTGACCTCACTGCGAAGTATCGCCTGTACCTGAGCAATCAAGAGCGCCGCGGGCATTCCTTTACCTGAGGCATCGGCTATAACGATTCCCAAACGGTTGGTCTTCTCGATATGGATGAAATCATAGAAGTCTCCTCCGATAGTCCGCGATGGAATCGAATGCGCGGTAATCGTTCCGCATGGCAGATGAGGCGCCTTGGCAGGCAGCAGTTCAAGCTGAATCTGACGAGCCATTGAGACCTCTTCCTGAAGGCGTAGCCGTTCAAGCGATTCTACGTAGAGCCGGGCGTTTGTCAGCGCGCCCACCATCTGATTGGACAGAACGCCAAGCAGGTTCAAGTCCTCGGGAGTATATCTGTATCCAGCGGCTTTTGAGGACAGAGCCAAAAAGCCCAGGAGATTCTTTGCGTCTTTCATTGGCAAAATGAGTTTGACATTGTGCGATATCAAAAATTCAGCCAGATCAGATTCCTTTTCATAGTTGGAAAGCGAGCCGTAATACGAAGGCGTGTCCAGAAGATTTATGCCGCGAAGCATCAGGTCCTCGCGATCCACTACGGTGCGTTTATCGTAATCCTCGCTGGGAAGAATGGCGTACTCCCCGATGCTGTCGTCGTAGATAACAAAATAAACCTGCTCGACGAGCAATGATGTTTTCAGCGTCTCCTCGATGGTTTGCCTGAGAGCTTTCGGTTCAAATTGAGATATAATTTGGCGCGAAAACCGTTCGATTATGTTCCGGTGGTCAGAACGGGTGCGCATAAACATCGAACGGATAACATTGTCAATCCAGCTGTTTATAGGCTGAAAGAGCATAAGGAGAAAAACAATGATCACCCAGCTGACAACTTCGGCCCGCGCTCCAAGGATCGGCGCAAGCATCTCCTGGCACCTCATTCCAATTAAAAGATAAATACCGACAAGAATTGCAGAAGTGAAGGTGTAAATCAGCGATTGCCTGAACACCAACTGGACATTCAAAAATTGGTGCCGGACTATGGCGAAGGCAAGTGTGCCAGAGCCTGCGACTAAAGCGACGATGACACAGAGCCGTGCCACGACAGAGGCGGTCTCTGACGTCGACAGCGCGTTTATAAAAAATGAGAGGGCATACAGAGCCAGTGAAATCCGAATGCCCCAGAGTACAATGTGAGTCTGGCTTATCAGGCGTGGATTGCGAAGGTACCGCTTTCCCGTCTCAAAATAATACAACGCGACCGCCACATAAATTAGGTTAATTATGCCGAAAATAATCTCTCCGTAGGCATTGGAGAAGTTGAAAAGAATGAGCATACGGGTTGCAAGGTACGCCAGTGGCTTAAGCACAATGCTCAGCAGCCCTTCTTGTACAAAACCGGAATTGAGAAAACTTATCATCCCCCCGACGTCATAGAAGAAAATTGTCAAAACGAGATGCATCGCCTGTGGGAGGAAGATAAGAAGCGGGAGACGCGGGAACCGTAGCTCCCGCAGGCGGTCAGCAGGGAACAGCCATGAAAACAGAAGCAGTGTTGGGAAAAAGAATTCCCAGAGATAAATGAGGTTGTACAGCGACGAATCTGTCAGCGGTATGGCGCGAAGCGTCTCTCGTCCTAAGAGAAGCCCGATCGCAAGCGAAAGTGGCCCGAGTCCGGCAAAGAAGAACATGCTCCCGGCGACACGATTAAGACGGTTTGAGAAATTGTCCCGAATGACGGTAACAGCCAGAAAGACAAGAAATCCGCCTATGAGAAAATATAGAAGTGTTTTGCCGAGGATGAAATCCATCGCTGTGCTGCTTGCCCTGCGGCTTAACTTATATTGCTTTGGTGATGCTAATGGTCGTGCCGATAGTGGACGATTCGATATCCACCTTATCCATCAAGGCTCGGACGATGAAAATCCCACGGCCAACTTCTCTTAATAAATTCTCATCGGCAACCGGATCGGCAACTTCTTCAGCTTGGAATCCATCCCCCTGATCACTGACTGAAATGGTGACGGATCCATTACTTTTGACCAATTTTACTGTTACTCGCTTACTGACCGATGATTTGTTGCCATGGAGAATTGCGTTATTTACAAGCTCGGAAACTGAGATGGCAATATCGGCGATGATCGACTCGCTTGCGCCGAAGCCGCGAAGGCTGCCTTCGATGAAAATGTCGACATCGCTGAGATACTCCTGATTGGAGGGAATGACCATTGTGTTGTCGGTGATTATGGGTTTGTCCATCTGCTGGGCGGCTCCAAAATAACAGGCCGACGGAATGTCGTCTACCTGCGTGGGGTAAAGGTTTTAAGGGTTGGTATGTCTCTTACTTGAAACTTTTAATCGCTTCGTCTATCGAGTCATAGGATTCGAAGACAGTCACAAGTTTCGTTATTGTCAGCAACGATTGAATCTTATCGGTAACATTTGCCAGTTTGAGTTCCCCGTTGTTATTTCTGAGCGTCGTGTAGCCTGAAATGAGAATTCCCAGGCCGGTCGAGTTCATCCAATCGACCTGCGCGAAGTCGATAATAACCCGCTTTTTGTTCTTTTCAATATATTCGTAGAGTTTGTCGTGAAGCAGACTGGCGTCCGGGCCACCCATAATTTTACCTTTGGGCTCCAATATCACGACACCGTTTATTTCCCGGTCGCTAAGTTTCATGAAGCAGGGCCTCCAAAATCTGTTTAATTGTTCTTTACACAACGGAGCACCTTTAGTTTCTCCCGGCTTGAGTCGAAGCCAAGGATTTAGTGCAATCGCTAAGTCTTTAATTTGCTTGCCGTTCGGTGTTAAGTCAAGGGGTTTTTGGGACTCAAGAACTACCCTGATGGCATGCTTTCATAAGATATTTCACACAGTACGACTTTGTTGACAGCCTCGCAGTGTCCGCGTATACTTTTGCGTGACTAATTTATTGAATCCACTCTCGAAGAGTTCATTTGCCAGAACTGCTGTTTGCTTTGGAATGGTAATGCTCGCCTTAGGCTCCTTCTCCTGTGTCTATAAAAGCGACCCTCCAGAAGCGTTCCAAGATCCAAGATACGCCAACTGGAGGACATATTCCTATCAACAGCTTCTTGTCAAATATCCACCCAATCATCCCCAAGAGAAAAACCTTGAGTCTTTCTCCAAAGGGTACATGTTTGCAATCGACAGAATCACACGGGAACTGAAAATACCAGCGATGACCGACACGACAACACTCTTCTTTTATTCGGGCTTTGGGCAGGGAAGGGAGATAACCGGCAGGCTGTATCCCTTTGCGACCGACACCGCAATTCATTTTTGGCTGCCGAGTTTCCCTGGCCCGGTTATCGTGCAGTATTTGTTGCCCAAATGGTCCCCGGTGGAGCCGAAATATCCATTCTTAAAGCACGGCCTTATCGCTCTGTATGACTTTTCCGGACAGGACTACCATGCCATGACACTTAATTTCATCCGAGATAGCAGCCTGATACACCTTGATTCCTTGGCTCTGGATGCGACAGTGAGCAGTGATACCGAGCGATACCAGACCGCTGAAGCCGCATCATTTGACGCCTTCGTCATGGGAATGTTCGACGTTGAGACGCTTAAAGCGCTCTATGAAACGCAGCTTCCGTTTCCGGATGCAGTCCGAAACATTCTGGGCGCGGAAATAAGCGTCGTCGAGGATGCCTGGCTCGAGTATGCTATGACGTTGGCTCGAAAGGACACAACAGCCGCTAAATAAACAGACGGTTTTTGCCGATACTGTGAGGACAGTTTCTTGTTTGTTTTGTATTGTATCGAAGTTGCGACCGGACTTAGTAGAGAGGACATGAGTCTATGTTTCTAAGCACTCCATTTAAATCGATCATTTGCATCGGATTTTCCCTATTGCTTGTCAGTTGTGGTGGTCGGAAAGGGAGCAAAGATTCTGCGTCCGAGCAATCAAGCAATGAAACATCCGAAATTCGTGAGCTAACCATCGAGCCTGATAATAAAACGATTACTCTCACCTGGAAGACATCGGGCAAAAAGCAGATTAGTTCCTACAATATCTACATCAATCGCGAGCCTAAACTCGTGCATAAAGAAACCGGACTCCCGCTGGTAGATCCCTTTAACTCTGAACCGTTTCTTGGGGATACTAATCCCGACGACAGCGTCACAACTTTTGTGGCGAAAGGGTTGAGGAATGGCGTAAAGTATTATGTTTCGGTTCGGGCAGCCTATTCAAATCAGTCGCTCTCCGAGCCAACCGATGAACTGATTGCGGTGTGCGCGCCGCGTGGGAAAATAGTGCTGTCTCTCAGGAGTCAATCTGACAAGGACGGTTACTCTTTAATAAACGACCAATACGTGTCGGCTCATGATACCGCCAATGATCTCTATTTTTTCTCAAAAGACACAATAGATTATCTCTGTTCCCCTGCTCGCTTTGACGGTTTTCTTAAAGAAAACACACTGATTCTGCTCCCGTTTGCAGGCACTCATGACGAAATAATTAGTAAGTCACCTCTCTTCAAAAATTACATAGCTGGAGACAGGGTCACAATAAGAACTGGCGACTGGGTTCTGCTTCGTATGCCCGATGCCACCCATGCTCTCATTAGAGTTCTTGGGATTAAGGGAAAAGGGACAGATAAAAGGGTTCAACTTTCTTTTGTATATTCGCCGCTTCCCGACGAATATTTTTTTTAGACGCATCTCAACTCATTAAAGACACGCATTCTGTCGCTTGCTTGACAGCACGAAGCGCTTACTCTATACTTGTCCCCTGCATTGTGATTGCGTACATAGTAGAGCTGAACAATCAGCGCTAATAAACGGATGTCGTATGTTTTTAATAGAGGATAGGAAGTAGCTCGATGGCCGGAAAAAGATCAATCACAGTGGCGCATGGTGACGGCATCGGGCCTGAAATAATGAAGGCAACTTTGCATGTCCTCCACGAAGCAGGCGCGCAGATCGAAATCGAAGAAATTCAGATTGGCGAGCAGGTATATCTGAGGGGGATTACCGCGGGTATTGAGCCATCGGCCTGGGAATCACTCCGCCGCACTCAAGTCTTTCTCAAAGCTCCCATAACTACACCCCAAGGCGGCGGTTACCGAAGCCTCAATGTCACCACCCGTAAAACCCTTGGGCTCTATGCCAATATACGCCCATGTGTCTCATACAGCCCTTTTGTACAGACCAAACATCCAATCATGGATGTTGTCATCGTGCGTGAGAACGAGGAAGACACCTATGCCGGTATTGAGCACAAGCAGACCGATCAGGTTGTGCAGTGTTTGAAACTCATCAGTCGTCCGGGCTGTGAACGAATTGTCCGCTATGCCTTTGAATACGCCCGCCAGAACAATCGCTCAAAAGTGACCTGCTTTTCGAAAGATAACATTATGAAAATGACCGATGGTCTCTTTCATAAAGTCTATGATGAGATTGCCTTGGAGTATCCAGATATTCAAAACGAGCATTGGATTGTCGATATCGGCGCGGCCAAACTCGCCGACACGCCCGAAGCCTTTGATGTCATAGTCATGGAAAACCTTTACGGCGATATTCTTTCCGATGTTGCCGCGCAGATTGCCGGATCAGTCGGACTGGCCGGTTCGGCCAATATCGGAGAGCAATGTGCCATGTTTGAGGCCATTCATGGCTCTGCCCCCCGACGTGCTGGGCAAGATGTCGCCAATCCGTCGGGATTGCTGCTTGGGGCAGTAATGATG from Candidatus Zixiibacteriota bacterium encodes:
- a CDS encoding SpoIIE family protein phosphatase, translated to MDFILGKTLLYFLIGGFLVFLAVTVIRDNFSNRLNRVAGSMFFFAGLGPLSLAIGLLLGRETLRAIPLTDSSLYNLIYLWEFFFPTLLLFSWLFPADRLRELRFPRLPLLIFLPQAMHLVLTIFFYDVGGMISFLNSGFVQEGLLSIVLKPLAYLATRMLILFNFSNAYGEIIFGIINLIYVAVALYYFETGKRYLRNPRLISQTHIVLWGIRISLALYALSFFINALSTSETASVVARLCVIVALVAGSGTLAFAIVRHQFLNVQLVFRQSLIYTFTSAILVGIYLLIGMRCQEMLAPILGARAEVVSWVIIVFLLMLFQPINSWIDNVIRSMFMRTRSDHRNIIERFSRQIISQFEPKALRQTIEETLKTSLLVEQVYFVIYDDSIGEYAILPSEDYDKRTVVDREDLMLRGINLLDTPSYYGSLSNYEKESDLAEFLISHNVKLILPMKDAKNLLGFLALSSKAAGYRYTPEDLNLLGVLSNQMVGALTNARLYVESLERLRLQEEVSMARQIQLELLPAKAPHLPCGTITAHSIPSRTIGGDFYDFIHIEKTNRLGIVIADASGKGMPAALLIAQVQAILRSEVNNGNSIATILANMNRQISLSTSSEKYVTLVYGELDQISGLFHFANAGHNYPILVRKNGDVELLITGGPVIGAFSHLQFTEETIKLAEEDVLFFFTDGLSEAMDINGQEYGEERIKAQLVSLRGKDPETIMAAILEDVRRFDVTFPPQDDTTIVAFKMNSACVETRSSNGGQR
- a CDS encoding BamA/TamA family outer membrane protein: MMKRRLLQFLLFLLFVSCSSLHAQSNTTRYKEFKLDTTKVEYFSISFDNNRLWITVPNQLDTLPIVLLRNVFVSDSTVRVGENVYFDSLGLRTGDVVYEYGRIADASTEVHNKTTTITFFARTSPESPRASIRRGALINPFGDISVDSGQFIRGFVFSVAGNITINGEVNKDVISLFGNVSVLRDAVVRGDIVSVTGDLSLAKEAAVYGGVFSGQNRRANWRDRLRGSPREVSLIGNLDYNRVDGLSTFLVVGYMDEDSILPNIKFITGYAFNSKRTRHSLALEQPLHKRFELKLGGSVYRKLASNDDRLLSNTENTVYSLIAGEDFKDWYEATGGEAYVRVKPCHSSSFLLGYRNESTSWLKSRAHLWSLFGGSKLFPPNFHTVDSARREQGIAEIDTGNIAEIYADASYDTRPDDGVFTVSSWGATAELDYSHPDLGADFDYSRYRFSLTRFQKINSFSILLLRGTYGGSDGYLPINRQYYLGGLGTLLGYKHKEYNGNRFWMTNAEYRISPPGSLFAFSILWNAGQITSNPSFDSTEVKQDFGFGVYLLENVKVSLTKRLDRRGEDVQVYVQIGDSF
- a CDS encoding ATP-binding protein, translated to MDKPIITDNTMVIPSNQEYLSDVDIFIEGSLRGFGASESIIADIAISVSELVNNAILHGNKSSVSKRVTVKLVKSNGSVTISVSDQGDGFQAEEVADPVADENLLREVGRGIFIVRALMDKVDIESSTIGTTISITKAI
- a CDS encoding fibronectin type III domain-containing protein — protein: MFLSTPFKSIICIGFSLLLVSCGGRKGSKDSASEQSSNETSEIRELTIEPDNKTITLTWKTSGKKQISSYNIYINREPKLVHKETGLPLVDPFNSEPFLGDTNPDDSVTTFVAKGLRNGVKYYVSVRAAYSNQSLSEPTDELIAVCAPRGKIVLSLRSQSDKDGYSLINDQYVSAHDTANDLYFFSKDTIDYLCSPARFDGFLKENTLILLPFAGTHDEIISKSPLFKNYIAGDRVTIRTGDWVLLRMPDATHALIRVLGIKGKGTDKRVQLSFVYSPLPDEYFF
- a CDS encoding NADP-dependent isocitrate dehydrogenase: MAGKRSITVAHGDGIGPEIMKATLHVLHEAGAQIEIEEIQIGEQVYLRGITAGIEPSAWESLRRTQVFLKAPITTPQGGGYRSLNVTTRKTLGLYANIRPCVSYSPFVQTKHPIMDVVIVRENEEDTYAGIEHKQTDQVVQCLKLISRPGCERIVRYAFEYARQNNRSKVTCFSKDNIMKMTDGLFHKVYDEIALEYPDIQNEHWIVDIGAAKLADTPEAFDVIVMENLYGDILSDVAAQIAGSVGLAGSANIGEQCAMFEAIHGSAPRRAGQDVANPSGLLLGAVMMLVHINQTEIAGRIHNAWLKTIEDGIHTYDVFTEAHSKKKVGTKDFAQAVVDRLGKRPDKLKHASYKSGSRQSSLSKITTTHRTKKELMGVDLFIHWTGSTNPLAEVMEKMNGDGMKLTMISNRGVKVWPDGFPETFLTDHWCCRFKSETYGTPVNHMHVVKLLERLAKASIDFIKTEHLYTFDGVLGFTPGKSE
- a CDS encoding ATP-binding protein — encoded protein: MADITHDTKDTSEKSTLSADIFADLEATLDEVAEANPRIDGGHGDNVRRETDLRAILEVSLAVNSSLEINEVLEMVMRKAVELMQAERGLIMLLDEQGELQVKTGYNLCKEQMMEEDFRISNSTTSQVASTGKAVYTSDAMADDRYSNQQSVVELHLRLIMCVPLMIKGTVIGVIYLDNSNQTKMFLKSDLYLFELYAQIVSNALHNANIFDSLKRLQRFNQSIVANSPVGIVVIDNTGRIASVNTVGLEILDLDRDNVRLLGFDLNPTRFLDIIPESERGRWRTMINIVLTTWHEYSDARYYHNTGYLEKVLSLKISPVSNLPNGSDGLIMTMEDATEKVTMEQYVILSEKLVARGEMAASVAHELNNYLAIIANNAELMSLNIDREKFDKVKFNSKSIVENIFKIKRFVDSLMDFSNPEPEYISYDIKRLIDDLLFSMRIQPRLKLIHFTIDMTVEIPNLEIDVGQVQQVLMNLLNNAADAIEDHASKQTDTEKQFSREIGVTAAFDAAQDKIVVQIRDNGIGMSNEVRAKIFTLHFSTKKGGHGLGLYNCVKIVKQHGGTLTVDSVAGQGSTFTLVLPRFHPQTQNAKV
- a CDS encoding STAS domain-containing protein; translation: MKLSDREINGVVILEPKGKIMGGPDASLLHDKLYEYIEKNKKRVIIDFAQVDWMNSTGLGILISGYTTLRNNNGELKLANVTDKIQSLLTITKLVTVFESYDSIDEAIKSFK